GTAGGCCTCACAGTAGTCATCAAGGACTTGAAGGGTGGGTAGCGCCTGACGAGCTAGAGTCATGGCCGGGTAAGGAGTTCAGCTTCTACCTCAAGCCTAGCCTCCCCATACTGACGAAAGAGGCATAATTTATCATTCAATTTTTGCTATTCACAGAAGCCAGTTGTTTGGCCAGGCAACCAACGGTCTGGCATTTTTTTATAAGCTCCACTGGGAATCAATGCTTCGGCTTCTAAATCAGCTAGCACCCTTGCCTCAGTATTGTAGAAAAGGTATTCAACAGTTTCTATCGTAATCTCAGCTTCAATTGCTGGCTCGGGCCTGACACTAGAATGCTTACCACTCACTTCATCTATACAAATAAGAGCGTAAAATGCCTCATCACTTGCATCAAAATATGCTTCTTGATTTGTTCCAGCCAACATCATTTGCTGCAATGCCTTGGCATATTGCAGCATGGCTCTTCGTTTACGCTCATCACGGGGTTCCAAACGATAAATCGCTCGCTGCACATCATCGCGCACACCATCTCCATCCGCATCTATCCCTTCCAAAGTGCGCTTCCCTTCTTCCCCCGGATCTGGCGGCAAATTCGGGAATAACCGATCCAATTCATCCTCTGGGAGCAGACCGGCGGTCGGGTCAGAACCCGGATTGCCCGGAATGGATCCTGAAATTGGCTCAGGACTGGGTTCTCCTTCTCCACTGGGGGCAGAACCTGGAGGAGTGGTTGTACCGCACCCGACTAGCGCAAGACTTGATTCACAGTCTGCTGTTCAAGCGAAAACTAGCACCTGCTTCAATCAATTGCAAGTGTTGTGCAACACATTGGCGAAATCTTTAGATGTGCTGGTGTGCGGTACGGATGCCTTTGTTGAAGGTAAGAACCTTTACGGGTTGAATGAATTGAGCCAAGTAGTCAGGTCGGCCAAAGTCTCAAACTCCAGCAAGGCTTCACTTAACTCTTCCAGGTGCTCCACCGGCAACGACCGAATCTGAGTTTCCAATTCCTCAGGCAGGGATCCCAGTTTGCGCCGCAGTAGCCGCAGGGTAAGTTCCGCCTCGCCCTGTTGGATTCCTTGGGTCAGCCCTTGTTGGATTCCTTGGGTCAGCCCTTGTTGGATCCCCCGTCGCTCACTTTCTTCCACCAAAGCTTGATAGGTCACCGATTCTCGCATCACTTCCTCCCGCAACAGCTGCTGCAACAGTTCTTTCTCAAAGCGTAATCCACCCAGCAGATAGGTGTAAGCCGCCAAGTTCGCTCGCTCTTGTGGATTTGGCCATCTCTGGATTTCCTCCGCCACTTGCCTCAGCAATGCCTCAGGCTCTTTTGCCCCAGCCAAAATGGCCAAGGGCCACAAGCCGGGATCCCGCAATAAAGCTTTGGCTGGTTCTTCCCATATGCGCACTACCCGATATCGGTGCAGAGTGGTGTCGGTTGCCAATCGGTCAAGGTGCGCCCAAGTTGACTGAGTCTGTCGCAGAAACAGCACAATCTGCAGCACTTCACAGCGATATTGCCGTCGTAGACGCACGTAGTAATCCAGCATCCGCAAAGGCATCTCAGGGTCAGGAGCCGTTTGAAACTCCAAATGGAGCACTTGTGCTCCAACTTGTAAAAAGCTGACAAAGTCTGCCCGAATCGGTTCGACGGACAATTCTGTTTTGAGAATTTGAACCGGTTCAGGGGTCTGTCCAACCAACCAGTGCACAAAAGGGAGAGGATTGCGTTCGACCAGCGCTTTGCAGAGATTGTCGTAGGGCATGGGCTGGGTCTTGCAGGGGTCGGGCAGAGCTAGGCTGACTCCATTCTCCCTTGGCGGCAGTGGAATAGGGTTAAGCTTTGAGATTCCCATCCGGCCCACTCAGGTAAGGGCAACCGGGATCCCCGATGGGCTGTCCCTGTTCATTGGTGAAGGCGTATTCTGCTTGGGCGGTGACTTGCATGTAGACCCGTCCTCCGTCGAGGGGTCTTTCCAGGTTGAGGATAGTAGCTTGGGTGGTGAACTCACCCTTTGCATCCGTTTCCCCTTCTGGCGGGTCAAGTCTGCCGTTGGTGATATCAGGAAAGGTGATCTTGACAGGGGGTCGTTTGCCGGAGGCATCTTCTACGACTTTGCCCCTGGCATCTATCAAGCGCACTTTGA
This is a stretch of genomic DNA from Thermostichus vulcanus str. 'Rupite'. It encodes these proteins:
- a CDS encoding DUF4351 domain-containing protein — encoded protein: MPYDNLCKALVERNPLPFVHWLVGQTPEPVQILKTELSVEPIRADFVSFLQVGAQVLHLEFQTAPDPEMPLRMLDYYVRLRRQYRCEVLQIVLFLRQTQSTWAHLDRLATDTTLHRYRVVRIWEEPAKALLRDPGLWPLAILAGAKEPEALLRQVAEEIQRWPNPQERANLAAYTYLLGGLRFEKELLQQLLREEVMRESVTYQALVEESERRGIQQGLTQGIQQGLTQGIQQGEAELTLRLLRRKLGSLPEELETQIRSLPVEHLEELSEALLEFETLADLTTWLNSFNP